A genomic segment from Diospyros lotus cultivar Yz01 chromosome 5, ASM1463336v1, whole genome shotgun sequence encodes:
- the LOC127802185 gene encoding uncharacterized protein LOC127802185, translating into MGPHSHANYNYGQPHAPEYGQPAPYSQSGPPPQGYVHRYNETKYENQAASQPPYSGHGGSQPGVYPQGTHPGYAQDQYGKPPPYGMPPHGPPSQHYGQPRASQPGDILYQGVPILKWANAAAILLSYPPYGSSAADGYNQMQPPSGSAPVYPQQGGQPISGYGQPGGPQALGYAQGGPTGGYMSSFPSSQPGYTEQPAPQNNLGYGYQGAADPAYVSAPGSAYGAPPTGQAGYAQPAQTQPGYDQSAPHSGGYGNVAGSAPVGHGKSLSPQPGYPQYDSTQMYGAQR; encoded by the exons ATGGGCCCACATTCACATGCAAATTACAATTATGGGCAACCACATGCTCCGGAGTATGGGCAGCCAGCTCCATACTCCCAATCTGGACCTCCTCCGCAGGGCTATGTCCATCGATACAATGAGACCAAATATGAAAATCAGGCAGCCAGTCAGCCTCCTTACAGTGGACATGGAGGTTCACAGCCAGGGGTCTACCCTCAAGGAACACATCCAGGCTATGCTCAGGACCAGTATGGTAAGCCACCACCTTATGGCATGCCGCCGCATGGACCTCCTTCCCAACATTATGGCCAGCCTCGGGCTAGTCAACCAGGTGATATACTGTATCAAG GGGTACCCATATTGAAGTGGGCCAATGCAGCAGCAATCTTATTATCTTACCCTCCATATGGTTCATCTGCTGCTGATGGGTACAATCAGATGCAGCCTCCCTCAGGGTCTGCCCCAGTATATCCCCAGCAAGGCGGTCAGCCTATTTCAGGATATGGTCAGCCTGGGGGACCGCAGGCTCTTGGATATGCTCAAGGAGGTCCTACTGGAGGTTATATGTCTTCTTTCCCATCTTCACAACCAGGTTACACTGAGCAGCCAGCACCTCAAAATAATTTAGGCTATGGTTACCAAGGTGCTGCAGACCCTGCCTATGTCAGTGCTCCTGGTTCGGCTTATGGTGCACCGCCAACCGGGCAAGCTGGTTATGCTCAACCAGCTCAAACACAACCAGGCTATGATCAATCTGCTCCGCACTCAGGTGGTTATGGAAATGTAGCAGGGAGTGCGCCTGTCGGTCATGGGAAAAGTTTGTCACCCCAACCAGGCTATCCCCAGTATGATTCAACTCAGATGTATGGAGCCCAGCgctga
- the LOC127800976 gene encoding SEC1 family transport protein SLY1-like codes for MALNLRQRQTECITRMLNLNQPVNSSGTANEEVYKILIYDRFCQDILSPLIHVKDLRKHGVTLYFLVDKDRKPVHDVPAVYFVQPTQINVQRIVADASRSLYDSFHLNFSSSIPRPLLEDLASGTLNSDSTQRISKVHDQYLEFVTLEDNLFSLSNKPCYVQLNDPSAGDREIEDIVEKIVSGLFCVLATLAVVPIIRCPRGGPAEMVASLLDQRLRDHLLAKNNLFSEGGNFASSFQRPILCIFDRNFELSVAIQHDFRYRPLVHDVLGLKLNRLSVQGEKGGMKSYELDRSDPFWVANGYLEFPEVAVEIETQLNKYKKDVDEVNRRTGGNEGAEFDGTDLIGNTKHLMNAVNSLPELTERKQVIDKHTNIATVLLGEIKERSLDSFAKKESDMMVRGGIDRNELLSVLKGKGTKLDKLRFAIMYLISSESIPQSEVEMVESALRESEVDTSAFQYVKKIKSLNVSLASANSASRSNIVDWAEKLYGQSISAVTAGMKNLLSSDHQLALTRTVEVLMEGKPNPEIDSYLIFDPRAPKSSSGTSSSHLKGPFKEAIVFMIGGGNYVEYGSLQELAHHQQPAKHVIYGTTEILTGSEFVEQLALLGKKMGLGSSGAPSAH; via the exons ATGGCACTCAATCTCCGGCAAAGACAAACCG AGTGCATAACTCGGATGTTGAATTTGAACCAACCGGTGAATTCGAGTGGGACGGCCAACGAAGAAGTGTACAAGATCTTGATCTACGACAGGTTCTGTCAAGATATTCTGTCTCCTCTGATCCATGTCAAGGACCTTCGCAAGCACGGCGTAACCCTATACTTCCTGGTTGACAAGGACCGCAAGCCTGTCCACGACGTCCCGGCAGTGTATTTTGTCCAGCCGACCCAAATCAACGTCCAGCGTATCGTCGCCGACGCCTCCAGATCCCTCTACGACTCCTTCCACCTTAATTTCTCGTCCTCGATCCCTCGGCCGCTGCTCGAAGATCTCGCTTCGGGGACTCTCAATTCCGACTCCACTCAGCGGATTTCCAAGGTACACGATCAGTACTTGGAGTTTGTAACCCTAGAGGATAACTTGTTTTCACTGTCCAATAAACCTTGTTATGTTCAATTAAATGATCCATCGGCCGGAGACCGTGAAATTGAGGACATTGTTGAGAAAATTGTCAGTGGGTTGTTCTGTGTGCTGGCCACACTTGCTGTGGTTCCTATTATCAGGTGCCCTCGGGGTGGGCCTGCAGAAATGGTTGCTTCATTGCTGGATCAGCGATTGCGTGACCATTTACTGGCGaagaataatttgttttcaGAAGGTGGGAATTTTGCAAGTTCTTTTCAGAGGCCCattctatgtatatttgatAGGAATTTTGAATTGTCAGTTGCAATACAGCACGATTTTAGGTATAGGCCGCTTGTTCATGATGTGCTAGGTTTGAAGCTGAATAGAttgagtgtgcaaggagagaagGGTGGGATGAAATCTTATGAACTGGATAGGTCAGATCCGTTTTGGGTGGCAAATGGATACTTGGAATTTCCTGAAGTAGCTGTGGAGATTGAGACTCAATTGAACAAATATAAGAAGGATGTCGATGAGGTCAACAGGAGAACTGGCGGAAATGAGGGGGCTGAGTTTGATGGGACAGACTTGATTGGCAACACCAAGCATTTGATGAATGCTGTTAATTCTCTGCCTGAGTTGACTGAGCGGAAGCAGGTGATTGATAAGCATACTAACATTGCCACTGTTTTGTTGGGTGAGATCAAGGAGAGGTCACTTGATTCTTTTGCCAAGAAGGAGAGTGACATGATGGTTAGAGGTGGCATCGATAGGAATGAGCTTCTCAGTGTGCTAAAGGGTAAAGGAACGAAGTTAGATAAGCTGCGGTTTGCAATCATGTATCTTATTTCTTCTGAAAGCATTCCTCAATCCGAAGTGGAAATGGTTGAATCAGCTCTGAGGGAGTCTGAAGTTGATACCAGCGCATTTCAGTATGTTAAAAAGATCAAGTCACTGAATGTTTCATTGGCTTCTGCAAATTCAGCTAGTAGGAGTAACATCGTGGATTGGGCTGAGAAGCTCTATGGGCAGTCAATTAGTGCTGTCACTGCTGGTATGAAGAATCTATTATCTAGTGATCATCAATTGGCACTGACAAGGACAGTTGAAGTCTTGATGGAAGGTAAACCAAATCCTGAAATTGATTCTTATCTCATATTTGATCCTCGTGCTCCAAAGTCAAGCTCTGGCACAAGTAGTAGCCATCTGAAAGGACCATTTAAAGAAGCTATTGTTTTTATGATTGGTGGTGGCAATTATGTGGAGTATGGGAGCTTGCAGGAGCTTGCCCACCATCAGCAGCCAGCCAAACATGTAATATATGGAACAACAGAAATTCTGACTGGCAGTGAGTTTGTTGAGCAGCTTGCACTTCTGGGAAAGAAGATGGGATTAGGCAGCAGTGGTGCTCCATCAGCCCATTAA